The following coding sequences are from one Microbacterium wangchenii window:
- a CDS encoding universal stress protein: MVDEAAGSPEQRAAAAADAPHGAVIVGAVPGQSPRVIIEAARYARLLSAPLVIAHVDVTRFVTFEDPDGFVHSAPIDLDVGGGEVELNEVRAAAEAALAECPVPWSVHQLVGDPALAIKHLAERIDAKLLVVGTRKRGFGDSLREFFTGSVAARLSHRQHRPLLVIPLGDPVPDDQDIVWS; encoded by the coding sequence ATGGTCGACGAAGCAGCCGGCAGTCCGGAGCAACGAGCCGCCGCCGCCGCGGATGCTCCACACGGTGCGGTGATCGTCGGCGCCGTTCCCGGGCAATCCCCCCGGGTCATCATCGAAGCCGCGCGTTATGCGCGGCTGCTGTCGGCGCCACTGGTGATCGCGCACGTGGATGTCACCCGCTTCGTCACGTTCGAAGACCCCGACGGCTTCGTGCACTCCGCGCCCATCGATCTCGACGTCGGTGGAGGCGAGGTCGAGCTCAACGAGGTGCGCGCGGCCGCCGAAGCGGCCCTGGCCGAGTGCCCTGTGCCGTGGAGCGTGCATCAGCTGGTCGGCGATCCGGCCCTCGCCATCAAGCACCTGGCCGAGCGCATCGACGCCAAGCTGCTGGTCGTCGGCACCCGCAAGCGCGGCTTCGGCGACTCGCTGCGGGAGTTCTTCACCGGCTCGGTGGCGGCGCGGCTGAGTCACCGTCAGCACCGGCCGCTGCTCGTGATCCCGCTGGGCGATCCGGTGCCCGACGATCAGGACATCGTCTGGAGCTGA
- a CDS encoding PadR family transcriptional regulator: MAAVFSHGDLRLYLLSLLDESPRHGYDLMQALSDRTGGTYTPSAGTVYPRLAKLEEEGLVTKTVEGRKTVYEITDAGRAEVAARAGELDGIQAGLADSVRLIADEVRGSVREAMRSLRADLAAAAKEERRSAPATPADDVRTRSREQLHRADAIVNGFRARVRADLRTHVARGGELSSAVIDELETALDDASGAIVRAIRG; encoded by the coding sequence ATGGCCGCCGTCTTCTCGCACGGCGACCTGCGCCTGTACCTCCTGAGCCTTCTGGACGAGTCGCCGCGCCACGGGTACGACCTCATGCAGGCGCTGTCCGATCGCACCGGCGGCACGTACACGCCCTCCGCCGGCACCGTCTACCCCCGCCTGGCGAAGCTGGAGGAGGAGGGGCTCGTGACCAAGACGGTCGAGGGACGCAAGACGGTGTACGAGATCACCGATGCGGGCCGGGCCGAGGTCGCCGCCCGCGCGGGCGAGCTCGACGGGATTCAGGCGGGACTGGCCGACAGCGTGCGCCTGATCGCCGACGAGGTGCGCGGCAGCGTCCGCGAGGCGATGCGGAGCCTTCGCGCCGACCTCGCCGCCGCGGCCAAGGAGGAGCGCCGCAGCGCGCCGGCCACCCCCGCCGACGACGTCCGCACGCGCAGCCGGGAACAGCTGCACCGCGCGGACGCGATCGTCAACGGCTTCCGCGCCCGCGTGCGCGCCGACCTGCGCACGCACGTCGCCCGCGGCGGAGAACTGAGCTCCGCAGTCATCGACGAACTGGAGACGGCGCTCGATGACGCATCCGGCGCGATCGTCCGCGCCATCCGGGGCTGA